In the genome of Arvicola amphibius chromosome 2, mArvAmp1.2, whole genome shotgun sequence, the window GATTTCACACGAGGCTCAATGTAcagttttcttaaaaaacaaagttaatgAGCCTGTCTCTACAATGGACTTTAAGAGTGACAGGCCGGGCGACCGGGGGTTTTACGGACCGTGGGGTACTTGCTGAGCGAGTCTCACCTGCAAAGACAGAATGCTGATGTCCGTGTTCAGGGTGGTCAGCGGCGTCCTGGACGCCTGGTTCTGTGCAGGTCTCTGATGGTGCAGGCTGACGATCGTGGGGTGCGAGTCCAGGGCGATCTGCAGGTCCAAGATGTAGTCGATGACGTGCTGCAGGATTTCCATCTTGGTCACCTTCTTGTTCTGCGGGATGCTGGGCACCAGTTCCTTGAGCTTGGAGTAGCAGTCGTTCATGTTGTAGAGAAGGCTCATCGGGTCGTCCACCGGGGTTTTGCTCCGGGAGATGCCCAAGCCGTGGTCCGACAGGCTATTTTTCCTAACGGACCTCACCGGACTGAAGGCTTTCATGCTGCTCGTAGGAGGAGAGGCCGGGAGGGAGCCGCCGCAGGGGGGGGGGGCCGAGCTGGCAGCGCGGCACCTGGCTCAGCTCAGAATGAAGCGCGAGCCGGGCGGGGCGGCTTTTATGTGCACTCTCCCGGGCCACTCGATCGGGCATCCCTCAGCAGCCATTGGTGGAAGGGGTAACGTCCATCATGCCGAGCGAATTCTCCCATTGGTGAGCGAGAGCGCTCGGTCCTTCCGCGTTTGCAGCCAATGCCCGTGGGGTGGGAGGAGCGGGCGCGAGCCCAGCTGGGGTGGTAAATTGAGTACAGTACGCGCTGCGAGCCCAGGGGGCCCGGGTGTGCAAATGTGCCCGCCTGATTCCCATCCCTAGAGCCTCAGGACATCCACCCCTGAGTCCGCCCTGGGGGTGTGCCCGGTACAAGCCACCCCCGACCCAGGGCTGCCTGCAGCCCTAAGGTCTCGGATCAGCGGAGGGGAAGTCATAGGTCGCTAGCGTCAGGGAAGACAGTAACCTTTGCAGATGCCTTTAGGGAGGCACGTTGTAAGAGTGAGTTCCTTCTTTTAAGATAAAGAAAAGCTGGGTTcaagagggtgagagagaaaaaaaaaaactacccacGTACACATTCAGGACAGGTTTAGCTTGAGGTTTTGCAACTTGGAGCAACCCGGGAGGCCTTCTGGGAAACTGAGTGACAGGAGTTGCAGCGAATATTGTGCGGTCTTCCTCAGACCGCAGAGGAGCCCCGAGGGACCCGGCACGTTCAGGATTCTCCCCACCCCGC includes:
- the Id2 gene encoding DNA-binding protein inhibitor ID-2; the encoded protein is MKAFSPVRSVRKNSLSDHGLGISRSKTPVDDPMSLLYNMNDCYSKLKELVPSIPQNKKVTKMEILQHVIDYILDLQIALDSHPTIVSLHHQRPAQNQASRTPLTTLNTDISILSLQASEFPSELMSNDSKVLCG